One window of Candidatus Bathyarchaeota archaeon genomic DNA carries:
- a CDS encoding DUF4152 domain-containing protein — MGEDVLRVVTADSGAAILDEHFKPLLIVAATVVLVKPPYRKARLCLSEPIFRKVEDGSFLIVH; from the coding sequence ATGGGTGAAGATGTTTTGAGAGTGGTTACGGCGGATTCTGGTGCTGCTATCTTGGATGAACATTTTAAGCCGTTGTTGATAGTTGCTGCGACTGTGGTGTTGGTGAAGCCTCCTTATAGAAAAGCTAGGCTTTGTTTGTCTGAGCCTATTTTCAGGAAGGTGGAAGATGGTTCGTTTTTGATAGTTCATTAG